In one window of Episyrphus balteatus chromosome 3, idEpiBalt1.1, whole genome shotgun sequence DNA:
- the LOC129913534 gene encoding cytosolic carboxypeptidase 6, with the protein MGDSGRGYKVPNHKFFKSTFDFFLISDSEDSDGEGGLGNVSRVIIRPPGQSGKAKRGHLCFDAAFETGNLGRADLVGEFEYDLFLRPDTCNPRFRFWFNFTVDNVKQDQRVIFNIVNMSKIRNLFNSGLTPLVKSSSRPKWQRIPKKYVFYYRSVLHQNHYVLSFAFSFDKEDDVFQFALAPPYSYSRLQSYLNVIEARSVEKRFTKTTMIKTLQNRSLDLITVDHVPRQRGARINKNFIRVIVILARSHPGEAPASYVCQGFIEFLIGNHPIAVILRESFVFKIIPMVNPDGVFLGNNRCNLIGQDLNRTWNIATEFSHPTLFAIKNMLKELDGSDFYQVDFVIDLHAHSSLNGSFIYGNTYEDVYRYERHLVFPRLFASNAYDYVTSNMMFNADERKAGCARRFCCERLSDTVNAYTLEVSMGGYILKDGKTISLYTEDGYFRVGRNLARSFLQYYRFINVLPVPLVPEVHTKRRNRPRTHNSRSRSKSRYDVQPRPKTTRCHAPISYTNLSICYDSASSEEGSPLRQPSSQFGYRNYRRLTNAGGGSTTANDQFSLLTIKSAKFDNLDFSNDPRGKGKNPPSDKSSRVLANQGETLNVPPKPYLSIIDLNQLARSTMKDGYLGNR; encoded by the exons ATGGGTGATTCAG GAAGAGGGTACAAAGTTCCAAATCATAAGTTTTTTAAATCCACTTTCGACTTCTTTCTCATTTCAGATAGTGAAGATAGCGATGGAGAAGGAGGTCTTGGCAATGTAAGTAGAGTTATAATTCGTCCACCTGGCCAAAGTGGCAAAGCCAAACGTGGTCATCTTTGCTTTGATGCAGCCTTTGAAACGGGCAATCTTGGAAGAGCAGATTTAGTTGGTGAATTCGAATATGACTTGTTTCTTCGACCTGACACATGCAATCCTCGTTTTCGATTCTGGTTCAATTTCACCGTGGACAATGTGAAACAAGACCAACGAGTGATTTTCAACATCGTCAACATGAGCAAAATAAGGAATCTTTTCAATTCTGGTCTAACACCTTTGGTCAAGTCATCAAGTCGACCCAAATGGCAGAGAATACCCAAGAAATATGTATTCTACTACAGATCAGTGTTACATCAGAATCATTATGTGCTAAGTTTTGCATTCTCTTTTGACAAAGAAGACGATGTATTTCAATTTGCACTTGCTCCTCCGTACAGCTATTCACGATTGCAATCCTATTTGAATGTCATAGAAGCCAGGTCAGTTGAGAAACGATTCACTAAAACTACAATGATTAAAACATTG CAAAATAGAAGTTTAGATCTTATAACAGTGGATCATGTACCTCGACAACGTGGTgctagaataaataaaaattttatccgAGTCATTGTTATCTTAGCTAGATCACATCCAGGTGAAGCACCAGCCTCTTACGTATGCCAAGGATTTATTGAATTTCTTATTGGAAATCATCCAATTGCTGTGATTTTGAGAGAAAGTTTTGTCTTTAAAATTATTCCAATGGTTAATCCAGATGGAGTGTTTTTGGGTAATAATCGATGCAATTTAATTGGACAGGATTTAAATCGAACATGGAATATTGCAACGGAATTTTCTCATCCAACATTGTTTGCCATTAAAAATATGCTTAAGGAGTTGGATGGATCTGAT TTTTATCAAGTTGATTTTGTGATTGACCTACATGCACACTCTAGTCTGAATGGGTCGTTTATTTATGGAAACACTTATGAAGACGTCTATCGCTATGAAAGGCATCTGGTGTTTCCACGATTATTTGCATCAAATGCGTATGATTACGTGACATCGAATATGATGTTCAATGCCGATGAGAGGAAAGCGGGATGTGCAAGGAGATTTTGTTGTGAGAGATTGAGTGATACAGTCAATGCTTATACGTTGGAAGTCTCAATGGGGGGATATATTTTGAAAGATGGAAAGACTATTTCGTTGTATACGGAGGATGGAT ATTTTCGCGTAGGAAGGAATTTAGCACGTAGTTTTCTACAATATTATCGCTTCATAAATGTTCTGCCTGTGCCTCTAGTCCCTGAAGTTCATACAAAACGACGAAATCGCCCGCGAACACATAATTCTCGTAGTAGATCAAAATCTCGTTACGATGTACAACCTCGTCCAAAGACAACTCGCTGTCATGCTCCAATTAGTTATACAAATCTATCAATTTGCTATGATAGTGCATCATCAGAAGAAGGATCACCTTTGCGACAGCCTAGTAGTCAATTTGGCTATAGAAATTATCGTCGTTTAACCAACGCAGGAGGTGGTTCGACAACAGCAAATGATCAATTTTCATTGTTGACAATCAAATCGGCAAAGTTCGATAATTTAGATTTTTCCAATGATCCAAGAGGAAAGGGAAAAAATCCTCCATCGGATAAATCATCCAGAGTTTTAGCTAATCAAGGTGAAACGTTAAATGTACCTCCAAAGCCATATTTGTCTATAATTGATTTGAATCAATTGGCACGGAGTACAATGAAAGATGGATACCTTGGAAATCGatga